In Flavobacterium gelatinilyticum, a genomic segment contains:
- a CDS encoding phosphopantetheine-binding protein, translating into MEALKEELKNKIITTLNLEDIAVEDIADNDPLFGDGLGLDSIDALELIVILDKDYGIKLVDPKEGKTIFQSIETMAAYISANRTK; encoded by the coding sequence ATGGAAGCATTAAAAGAAGAATTAAAAAATAAAATCATAACGACTTTGAACCTTGAAGATATCGCAGTTGAAGACATTGCTGATAACGATCCTTTGTTTGGAGACGGTTTAGGTTTAGACTCGATTGATGCACTTGAATTGATCGTGATATTAGATAAAGATTACGGAATTAAATTAGTTGATCCGAAAGAAGGAAAAACAATTTTCCAATCTATCGAAACGATGGCGGCGTATATTAGTGCTAACAGAACTAAATAA